Below is a genomic region from Medicago truncatula cultivar Jemalong A17 chromosome 3, MtrunA17r5.0-ANR, whole genome shotgun sequence.
CTGTAATAAACATTTAATACAAGACTTGCTTTAGATTGGCTCACTTTTTGATCAAGTCATCTTCGCAATTTGAGACCTCTAAATTTGAATTGTCGCAGTGCATAAATTTTGAATAGTATTTTAAAAGAGAAGGAAGTTGATCTGCCAAATATATATCTAAGGCAATCAATTGAAATGGCTAGCAGTAGCACACTTGTGCACTGCTGGCTACATAACGGAAAACCAACTCAGCAATGAAATCAAATACTCtagtaaaaattaaaacatcGACCAATGCACAAAAGCCAAATTTTAGATGCAAATTGCATGGATATGGAACCAGTATAAAGTTTTCAACCCCCAATATTCATTGATCTTCAACAAATTTTCCTTCGAAGAGTTTAAACACAATTCTGAACAGGAGACACAATTAAGAATTAACACAAACCAAAAGAcccaattttaatttcaaatgtcTGAAGCAAAACAGTTGTACGCAAACTTATACATTCAGCAGTCTATCTTCATGCATAGTTCAAACGGAATATGTCATTCCACACATAATAGCTTCCTTGCGGTGTTGGTATCAAATGGAACATCTgcaaagagaaaaaattgttcagTTCACTCATCGTGATTGAGAAATGAGAGTAGGATTGGGTAATTAACAGTGTGAGAAGATAAAGGACTACCAAGTGATATTGATGACTAACAATCCCAGTTCTATCTGGACAATAATAACTGGTAAATGCAATAAAAGACCACCTTTATATGTTACTGAAATTTGGTCTTTCTCTTTGGTTACATAAAACACCATTATCAATATGAGGAAAACTTCAAAATTAGAAATTTCACTCTAATCATGAATTAGTGGCAGAAACCCTAATAGTAATGCCCATTGCCCAAACACAGACCATTTTCTTATAGCAATAGACTGTTTATGCCGTGGTTAATCATTTCATAATTTCACTTTCCTAATTAACCCGTGTTCTTCTCTAACTCAATCTGAGACTTTGATGTCTAGAGATGGAACTAGAACCATCTTCCAAACGAGAATTTAGCGATGCATTTCCTTTTCCCTCCACAGACCCTTCAATATGGGTTCGTTGACAAGTTAACCAATATTTGGCATTCACTTGATTTGTGATAAAAGGGATGGTCATTTCACTATTTCGTATAGAAGTATAGGATGGTCCTGAAATCTGagtaaaataattaagaaagCACACGCCTCTATCCAAGAACCGTTGACCACAAGGCGCATATTAACTAACATTAGATTGGTGAACAAATCAAGCATAAAAGGCACGTTTTTTCTAGACATGTTGATGACATTGAGATTTGAGAACAACTTAACAAAAACAGGACCACAAACACTTCCCCCACTCCACACAATAAATGTTCAACAACATCAAGTAATCAATACCCTACCCTAAAGAAAACAACATTGATACAGAGAGGAATCTACATGGAATAAATGCTCATCAAAGTTCAATTTACACTTGTAAGTTAACTTCATTCACACAATCCAAATccatactaataataataataataataataataataataataataataataataataataataagtgtgTAGTTGGAATGTCAAAATCACATAGGCTCGACCTGATTCTGCTAAACTCGCCGCAAAACCAAACATGCATATGAGCAATGACTACGACTCATTCTCAATAATAGAACCAACAGAttaaaaatcctaattaacaTTTTTACAATTCTAAGGATCAATTTAGAATATTGATAATACCAATCAAATTTCAGGGATTAAATTGGATATTCACTCCAATAATGAAATTCTAAGACAACAAAACTATTAGCAAAACGAGAGATTCAACTACAATCACACAAAAACAATATCAAAACCCTAAACTCTCattaagtaataattaataaaattgagaTTTAACAAAACGTAGATCTTAATCATCAAAAACCTAAATAACACAAAAATtgttgataagaaaataaaaaatagaaaaccctaaaattaaGAAATAGAAAACCCGACCTGACTGAATTTGAGGGCGTGTTGTTCGCCGGCGAGCTGAAGATTACCACTGACAAAGACGAGCATGCCGCCGTTAGCGCCAGAAGGTTGACAATCAACGGTGGTGATGGAGTGATGGCACTGCTGGAAAGGGAGAGAAGTGAGTTTAGTGACGATATTCTGAGATCCCATAATTTGCTGACCTTCGAAGGTGAGCATGGAACCATCTTGATAGAGAGCGGCGAGATTGGGACGGTTGGTGTCGAAGGTGGTGTAGTAGTGTTCCACGAATGCCTTTGACAATGCGTTTGGATCCATCGCTCTTACGCCGCCGTAACACGATCTCTTTCTGTTTCTCTGCTTTCTTCTCACGCAGTCTCTCTATCTCACTCAGCTTCTTATAAataaagtgtgtgtgtgtgtgtatatatatatatatatatatatagggaaatGCCTAATACCACGACATATATACGATTAGCGGAAAATACATTTCCATGTTTATCATTCCGCTTTTTTACTGCACTAATGcgtgtaaattataaatattatttaatataaaaaaaaattgattaaaaatataagtacAAACACATGTAACTTTCAAATTGTTACAAACCTTTTGtcaaaaatttataacaaatcatatttatctattttttttattaagaaaattatgttttttttacaaaaaataaaatgatattcattcattcaaatcgaaagattacatcattcaacaccgctaaaaacgtaaaggatgaatctgcgagcaaactcacagcatccaagttaatagcatataacagCATAATGCCTATGACAAAATTAAAGTGATCGGAATATTCATGGCCTCCAGATCTGCAatgttgacgcccaaatctttgattgaataatcgatctttcaatatgaatcaaatgaacattGCACGAAGACGAAAAATCAAACGCCATataagacgacgaacaacaaaccaccacactttGATCAtgaaatcaaaaagaaaaaacctagatctatgtgaaaatcacttatttagattgaaatagagagaaaaagataaagaggagtgatttcaggtcaagaatTGACTCAAAACCACCATTCAATGAAGAAACTGTaaagaaaatagagagaaaattaagGCCGACTTgttggagagggagagggagtaAGCAACATAAGAAAACTATGTTTATCATGTTGAATAtggaaattataaaaaagaagaagaagaaaatgataatTGTTTCCTTACTTTTTTACACGAAGTCGTGCGAAAGAGATCAATATCAGAAAAGATaatagggttaatggtgtttttcacccctgtaatataggtcatttccggttttcgcccctataaaattttcggtttgaattgcatccttgtaaaactttttttttccgaaaAACACCCCCCCCCCCATCCACCTCAGCAAATTTGCTTACGTGGCGCtgatttggaatttttttttcattttttattttttttaattggccatgtgtaaaaaatatatccacatcagattttatctttaaaatatttaaaaataaatttttaaaaaaaaaaaaatccaaaaaatcataaaaatattcagttttttttttaaaatttaaaaaatcgaaaaaataatttttaaaaaatattaagattttttccgaaatataaaaaaatcagaaaaacagtcatttttttttggaaaaatcggaaaaaaaatttgattttttttttcaaaaattttaaaaattagaaaaaaaaaactataaagatttttttcgattaaaaagattttaaaaaattctggaatttaattttcaaaattaaaaaaaaaggttagattttttaaaaacattatggaaaaaaaatataatttttaaaaatctgaataCAAATTTAGAGGGTTCTAAAAAAGTCATggaaatttcatttttcctaGAATTAAGCTTTTCCTTAGAGGAGGTAGAAATCATAAATCTTATATTTGtggaatgaaatgattttttccccaatattttattaaaattgtggaataaaattttcgaataaaaaatctgaattttttctatatttgtaattttgaaaatttgcttttttttttattttgaaaattaaattccagaattttttaagatatttttaattttaaaaaaatatgattatattttctaatttttgaaaaataaaatctattttttttttcgatttttaaattttttggaaacaaatatgactatttttttgtttttttatatttcggaaaaaatcttaatattttttttgaattttttaaaaattaattttcgattttttaaatttttggaaaaaaactgaatttttttattttttaaaatttatttttaaatataaaatctgatgtggatatattttttacacatggccaattaaaaaa
It encodes:
- the LOC11444168 gene encoding nuclear transport factor 2A is translated as MDPNALSKAFVEHYYTTFDTNRPNLAALYQDGSMLTFEGQQIMGSQNIVTKLTSLPFQQCHHSITTVDCQPSGANGGMLVFVSGNLQLAGEQHALKFSQMFHLIPTPQGSYYVWNDIFRLNYA